A genome region from Gossypium hirsutum isolate 1008001.06 chromosome A04, Gossypium_hirsutum_v2.1, whole genome shotgun sequence includes the following:
- the LOC107932768 gene encoding 65-kDa microtubule-associated protein 1: protein MADAENPLLGEITCGSLMQKLQEIWDEVGESYEERDKMLLQIEQECLDVYKRKVEQAANSRAQLLQVLSDAKLELSTLVSALGDKSSVGIPEKASETIKEQLAAIAPALERLWKQKEERVKEFSDVRSQIQKICGEIAGNGSEQTGALVVDESDLSLKKLDEYQVKLKELQKEKSDRLNKVLEFVSTVHDLCAVLGMDFFSTITEVHPSLGDSTGVQSKSISNDTLSRLAKTVSALNEDKKQRLHKLQELATQLIDLWNLMDTPEEERRLFDHVTCNSSALVDKVTVPGALALDLIEQAEVEVDRLDKLKSSRMKEIALKRQLELEKIFASVHIEIDPEAAREKIMALIDSGNVEPTELLADMDNQIMKAKEEALSRKEILDRVEKWMSACEEESWLEDYNRDENRYNASRGAHLNLKRAEKARILVNKIPGMVDTLVAKTRAWEEDRGISFMYDGVPLLAMLDEYAMLRQEREEEKRRLRGQKKVSEQQNMEQETAFGSRLSPVRPAGPKKVVGPRANGGANGTPSRRLSLNANQHGNRSAGKDGKRDSMKLAAPANIVTVSKEDAASHVSRTDSVPASP, encoded by the exons ATGGCAGATGCTGAAAACCCACTTCTAGGAGAAATCACTTGTGGTTCTTTAATGCAGAAACTGCAG GAAATTTGGGATGAAGTGGGTGAAAGTTATGAAGAGAGAGACAAGATGCTTCTTCAGATAGAACAAGAGTGCTTGGATGTGTACAAGAGGAAGGTTGAGCAAGCTGCAAATTCGAGAGCACAACTTCTTCAGGTCTTATCCGATGCCAAACTCGAGCTTTCAACACTTGTATCAGCTCTCGGAGACAAAAGTTCTGTTGGCATT CCAGAGAAGGCATCCGAAACAATCAAGGAACAACTTGCTGCTATAGCACCAGCACTTGAACGGCTATGGAAACAAAAGGAGGAGAGAGTTAAGGAGTTTTCCGATGTACGGTCTCAGATTCAGAAGATATGTGGGGAAATTGCTGGAAATGGCAGTGAACAGACAGGTGCTCTTGTGGTCGATGAATCCGATTTGTCCTTGAAGAAGTTGGATGAGTATCAAGTAAAATTGAAAGAACTTCAAAAAGAGAAG AGTGATAGACTTAATAAAGTCCTTGAATTTGTCAGCACTGTACATGATCTCTGTGCTGTCCTCGGAATGGATTTCTTTAGTACTATAACTGAAGTTCATCCAAGCTTAGGTGACTCTACTGGTGTGCAGTCAAAAAGCATTAGCAATGATACACTATCGAGGTTGGCCAAGACGGTTTCAGCTCTAAATGAAGATAAGAAGCAGAGGCTTCATAAG CTTCAAGAGTTAGCTACTCAGCTCATTGATCTTTGGAATCTGATGGACACTCCCGAAGAAGAAAGAAGATTATTCGATCATGTTACCTGCAACAGTTCTGCATTGGTTGATAAAGTGACTGTTCCTGGTGCTCTTGCTCTAGATCTGATTGAGCAG GCGGAGGTGGAAGTTGATAGGCTCGATAAGCTAAAGTCAAGCAGAATGAAGGAAATAGCTTTGAAAAGACAACTGGAGCTTGAGAAGATATTTGCCTCGGTTCATATAGAGATAGATCCGGAAGCTGCTAGGGAGAAAATTATGGCTCTGATTGATTCTGGTAATGTTGAGCCTACTGAATTACTAGCTGACATGGATAATCAGATAATGAAAGCAAAAGAAGAAGCCCTTAGTCGAAAAGAAATATTGGACCGGGTTGAAAAGTGGATGTCAGCTTGTGAAGAAGAAAGTTGGCTTGAAGACTACAATCGG GACGAGAATCGGTACAATGCAAGTAGGGGTGCACACTTAAATCTCAAGCGTGCTGAGAAAGCTCGGATTCTGGTCAACAAAATTCCAG GTATGGTTGACACTTTGGTTGCCAAAACTCGAGCTTGGGAAGAAGATCGTGGCATATCGTTTATGTATGATGGTGTTCCCCTTCttgccatgctagatgaatatgcAATGTTGAGGCAAGAacgagaagaagaaaagaggagGCTTAGG GGTCAGAAAAAGGTCAGTGAGCAGCAAAACATGGAGCAAGAAACCGCCTTTGGTTCAAGGCTAAGCCCTGTTCGGCCAGCTGGTCCAAAGAAGGTGGTGGGGCCTCGAGCAAATGGAGGAGCCAATGGAACCCCGAGCAGGCGGTTGTCTCTAAATGCTAATCAACATGGCAACAGATCTGCAGGAAAAGACGGGAAGAGAGACAGTATGAAGTTGGCAGCTCCAGCCAACATCGTTACGGTTTCAAAAGAAGACGCTGCCTCCCACGTTTCGAGAACGGATTCGGTTCCGGCATCACCATGA
- the LOC107932773 gene encoding grpE protein homolog 1, mitochondrial isoform X2: MLMSRALSRVSRSVGARSLLLSAPKSFQSPSLSTQFHSLVSESPNKVITNGVCLLHHSNLHWNAFRRFGISSSASPEPSEKEHGSAVDNNGQDPVKPSEDTNPGEAEATKESDSESDGDLSMADMVKLVEEKEELLKTKQTEIEQMKDKVVRTLAEMENVMARTRREAENSKKFAIQNFAKGLLDVADNLGRASTHVKGSFSKIDESNDTAGAVPLLKTLLEGVEMTEKQLGEVFRKFGVEKFDPRNEPFDPHRHNAVFQIPDNSKPPGTVAHVLKAGYMLYDRVIRPAEVGVTQATDDGATENNTGDKVSDV, translated from the exons ATGTTGATGTCCAGGGCTCTGTCACGCGTCTCAAGGAGCGTTGGTGCACGCTCTTTGCTTCTCTCTGCTCCGAAGAGCTTTCAATCTCCAAGCCTTTCCACTCAGTTTCACTCTCTTGTTAGTGAATCTCCGAATAAG GTGATTACAAACGGTGTGTGTTTGCTGCATCATTCGAACCTCCATTGGAACGCTTTCCGAAGATTTGGGATCTCTTCGTCGGCCTCACCCGAGCCTTCCGAAAAGGAACATGGGAGTGCCGTAGACAATAATGGTCAAGATCCTGTGAAGCCGAGTGAGGATACAAATCCTGGAGAAGCTGAAGCTACAAAAGAATCAG ATTCCGAGAGCGATGGTGACTTATCGATGGCTGATATGGTGAAACTCGTGGAGGAAAAAGAAGAACTCTTGAAGACCAAGCAAACGGAGATTGAACAAATGAAGGACAAAGTTGTTCGAACTCTTGCAGAAATGGAGAATGTTATGGCTAGGACAAGACGGGAAGCGGAGAACTCGAAAAAATTTGCAATACAG AATTTCGCAAAGGGCTTACTTGATGTTGCGGACAATTTAGGAAGGGCTTCTACACATGTTAAAGGTAGTTTCTCTAAGATCGATGAATCCAATGACACTGCTGGGGCTGTACCGCTCCTTAAAACACTCTTAGAAGGAGTTGAAATGACTGAGAAGCAGCTTGGAGAG GTATTTAGAAAGTTTGGAGTGGAAAAATTCGATCCTAGAAATGAACCATTTGATCCACACAGGCACAATGCGGTATTCCAAATACCGGATAATTCCAAGCCTCCTGGCACGGTTGCTCATGTTTTGAAG GCAGGTTACATGCTCTATGATCGAGTTATTCGACCGGCTGAGGTTGGTGTTACTCAAGCAACGGATGATGGTGCAACCGAGAATAACACAGGTGACAAAGTCTCTGATGTTTGA
- the LOC107932714 gene encoding uncharacterized protein: MGDTTMEPLMDRSTRFQRTISHAQDELHSFRTYLRWMCVDQSNIWTTTLSWFLFIVLGLVVPCLSHFFLACSSCDAKHARPYDWVVQLSLSSVSTMSFVCLTSFVKKYGLKRFLFFDKLCNESEIVRKGYTAKLNRSLKIVSSFVIPCFLAETAYKVWWYASGASQIPFLGIVWLSDSVACFMELCSWLYRTTVFFLVCVLFHLVCNLQVLRLQDFAQVFQVDSDVGSVLSEHLRIRRHLRIISHRYRSFILWCLILVTGSQFTSLLVTLKATSELNIYKAGELLMCSLTLVTGLCILLRSATKITHKAQSVTCLASKWHVCATLDSFDVNDGETPRTPAIHVCQSFPNVGTDGESESEDVGEEEDDLDNNKLIPAYAYSTISYQKRHALVTYFENNRAGITIYGFMLDRSTLHTIFGIELSLVLWLLSKTIGIS, translated from the exons ATGGGAGATACTACTATGGAACCATTAATGGACCGATCAACCAGGTTCCAAAGAACCATATCCCATGCCCAAGATGAACTACACAGCTTTAGAACATACTTACGTTGGATGTGTGTAGATCAATCCAACATTTGGACAACTACTTTGTCTTGGTTTTTGTTCATCGTTTTAGGACTAGTGGTTCCTTGTTTGTCTCATTTTTTCTTAGCTTGTTCTTCTTGTGATGCTAAACATGCTAGACCTTATGATTGGGTGGTTCAATTGTCTTTGAGCAGTGTTTCGACCATGTCGTTTGTTTGTTTAACTAGTTTTGTGAAGAAATATGGGTTGAAAAGGTTCTTGTTTTTCGACAAGCTTTGTAATGAAAGTGAGATTGTTAGAAAAGGATATACTGCTAAGCTCAAT agatcgttgaagatcgtATCGTCTTTTGTTATTCCGTGTTTCTTAGCCGAGACGGCATACAAAGTATGGTGGTACGCCTCGGGCGCTTCGCAAATTCCTTTCCTCGGTATCGTCTGGTTGAGCGATAGTGTAGCTTGTTTCATGGAGCTATGCTCATGGCTTTATCGGACCACGGTTTTCTTCCTCGTATGCGTCCTCTTCCACCTCGTTTGTAACCTCCAAGTTCTCCGGCTCCAAGACTTCGCGCAGGTTTTCCAAGTTGATTCTGATGTGGGTTCGGTTTTGTCGGAACACCTACGAATCCGGAGGCATTTACGGATCATTAGTCATCGGTATCGTTCATTCATATTATGGTGTTTGATTTTGGTCACAGGTAGCCAATTCACTTCATTGCTTGTAACTTTGAAGGCTACTTCGGAATTGAACATTTACAAAGCTGGAGAACTTCTT ATGTGTTCTTTAACTCTTGTCACCGGACTTTGTATATTATTACGGAGCGCGACGAAAATAACACACAAAGCGCAATCGGTTACGTGCCTTGCTTCAAAATGGCATGTTTGTGCAACCTTAGATTCTTTCGACGTGAACGATGGTGAGACGCCGAGGACACCGGCTATTCATGTCTGCCAATCGTTTCCTAATGTGGGAACCGATGGTGAATCGGAGAGTGAAGATGTCGGGGAAGAAGAAGATGACTTGGATAACAATAAGTTGATCCCAGCTTATGCTTATAGTACCATTTCATACCAGAAAAGACACGCTCTAG TGACATATTTTGAGAACAACAGAGCCGGGATTACAATCTATGGGTTCATGTTAGATAGGAGCACACTTCACACCATTTTTGGCATTGAATTATCTCTTGTTCTATGGTTGCTTTCCAAGACCATTGGTATTTCTTGA
- the LOC107932773 gene encoding grpE protein homolog 2, mitochondrial isoform X1, whose translation MLMSRALSRVSRSVGARSLLLSAPKSFQSPSLSTQFHSLVSESPNKVITNGVCLLHHSNLHWNAFRRFGISSSASPEPSEKEHGSAVDNNGQDPVKPSEDTNPGEAEATKESGFNSESQNTMPQSDKRRRKAAKRTAFSDSDSESDGDLSMADMVKLVEEKEELLKTKQTEIEQMKDKVVRTLAEMENVMARTRREAENSKKFAIQNFAKGLLDVADNLGRASTHVKGSFSKIDESNDTAGAVPLLKTLLEGVEMTEKQLGEVFRKFGVEKFDPRNEPFDPHRHNAVFQIPDNSKPPGTVAHVLKAGYMLYDRVIRPAEVGVTQATDDGATENNTGDKVSDV comes from the exons ATGTTGATGTCCAGGGCTCTGTCACGCGTCTCAAGGAGCGTTGGTGCACGCTCTTTGCTTCTCTCTGCTCCGAAGAGCTTTCAATCTCCAAGCCTTTCCACTCAGTTTCACTCTCTTGTTAGTGAATCTCCGAATAAG GTGATTACAAACGGTGTGTGTTTGCTGCATCATTCGAACCTCCATTGGAACGCTTTCCGAAGATTTGGGATCTCTTCGTCGGCCTCACCCGAGCCTTCCGAAAAGGAACATGGGAGTGCCGTAGACAATAATGGTCAAGATCCTGTGAAGCCGAGTGAGGATACAAATCCTGGAGAAGCTGAAGCTACAAAAGAATCAGGTTTTAACTCAGAATCCCAAAATACGATGCCTCAATCTGATAAAAGGAGGAGAAAAGCCGCTAAACGAACTGCGTTTTCTGATTCAGATTCCGAGAGCGATGGTGACTTATCGATGGCTGATATGGTGAAACTCGTGGAGGAAAAAGAAGAACTCTTGAAGACCAAGCAAACGGAGATTGAACAAATGAAGGACAAAGTTGTTCGAACTCTTGCAGAAATGGAGAATGTTATGGCTAGGACAAGACGGGAAGCGGAGAACTCGAAAAAATTTGCAATACAG AATTTCGCAAAGGGCTTACTTGATGTTGCGGACAATTTAGGAAGGGCTTCTACACATGTTAAAGGTAGTTTCTCTAAGATCGATGAATCCAATGACACTGCTGGGGCTGTACCGCTCCTTAAAACACTCTTAGAAGGAGTTGAAATGACTGAGAAGCAGCTTGGAGAG GTATTTAGAAAGTTTGGAGTGGAAAAATTCGATCCTAGAAATGAACCATTTGATCCACACAGGCACAATGCGGTATTCCAAATACCGGATAATTCCAAGCCTCCTGGCACGGTTGCTCATGTTTTGAAG GCAGGTTACATGCTCTATGATCGAGTTATTCGACCGGCTGAGGTTGGTGTTACTCAAGCAACGGATGATGGTGCAACCGAGAATAACACAGGTGACAAAGTCTCTGATGTTTGA